In Pseudomonas sp. Leaf58, one DNA window encodes the following:
- a CDS encoding PHP domain-containing protein, producing MNVDLHCHSTASDGALSPTVLVARAHEQGVQTLALTDHDTLEGLLEARQACLARGMRWVSGVELSCTWGGATIHVLGYDFPLDAPPLLAAIEALHRGRWLRAEEIDKRLAAKGMPGTLEGARAVQHELGDSGNAPARPHFAEYLVRAGHVKDRGEAFRKWLGAGKLGDVKQHWPSLDETVATLRQSNAWVSLAHPMHYDLTRSKRRRLIADYIQAGGQALEVVNGMMPAEQVGTMSILTREFGLLASAGSDFHGPGTWGEIGAYRPLPEDLPPLWRRFSHEQPLAL from the coding sequence ATGAATGTTGATCTGCACTGTCACAGCACGGCCTCCGATGGCGCCCTCTCGCCCACGGTGCTGGTCGCCCGGGCCCATGAGCAGGGGGTGCAAACGCTGGCTCTGACCGACCATGACACGCTCGAAGGCCTGCTCGAAGCGCGCCAGGCCTGCTTGGCGCGGGGCATGCGCTGGGTCAGCGGGGTAGAGCTGTCGTGCACTTGGGGGGGGGCCACCATTCATGTCCTGGGCTATGACTTCCCGCTCGACGCACCGCCGTTGCTGGCGGCGATTGAAGCGCTGCACCGGGGCCGCTGGCTACGGGCCGAAGAAATCGACAAACGGCTGGCGGCCAAGGGCATGCCCGGTACCCTCGAAGGCGCGCGCGCCGTGCAACACGAGCTGGGCGACAGTGGCAACGCCCCGGCGCGCCCGCATTTTGCCGAGTACCTGGTCCGTGCCGGGCACGTCAAGGACCGTGGCGAGGCGTTTCGCAAGTGGCTGGGGGCCGGCAAGTTGGGGGACGTCAAGCAGCATTGGCCGAGCCTCGATGAAACCGTCGCCACCCTGCGCCAGTCCAACGCTTGGGTGAGCCTTGCGCATCCCATGCACTACGACCTTACCCGCAGCAAGCGCAGACGGCTGATTGCCGACTATATTCAGGCAGGCGGGCAGGCGCTTGAAGTGGTCAATGGGATGATGCCAGCCGAGCAGGTGGGCACGATGTCCATCCTCACCCGTGAGTTCGGCCTGCTGGCAAGCGCTGGCAGCGATTTCCACGGCCCCGGCACCTGGGGCGAGATCGGTGCCTACCGGCCATTGCCCGAGGACCTGCCACCCCTGTGGCGTCGATTCAGTCATGAACAGCCTTTGGCGCTATGA
- a CDS encoding response regulator transcription factor codes for MSELLLIDDDQELCELLGSWLTQEGFTVRACHDGQSARQALAAHAPAAVVLDVMLPDGSGLELLKQLRSEHAELPVLMLSARGEPLDRILGLELGADDYLAKPCDPRELTARLRAVLRRSHPTATTSQMELGDLVYSPARGVASIDGREMTLTLSESRILEALLRQPGEPLDKQELAQIGLGRKLTLYDRSLDMHVSNLRKKIGPHADGRPRIVALRSRGYYYCL; via the coding sequence ATGAGCGAGCTGTTACTGATTGATGATGACCAGGAACTGTGCGAGCTGCTCGGCAGCTGGCTGACCCAGGAAGGGTTTACCGTGCGTGCCTGCCACGATGGCCAGAGCGCACGTCAGGCCTTGGCCGCGCATGCGCCGGCAGCCGTGGTACTGGATGTGATGCTGCCCGACGGCAGTGGCCTGGAACTGCTCAAGCAGTTGCGCAGCGAACATGCCGAGCTGCCGGTGTTGATGCTCTCGGCCCGCGGCGAACCGCTAGACCGCATCCTCGGCCTCGAACTGGGCGCCGACGACTACCTGGCCAAGCCCTGCGACCCGCGTGAACTCACCGCCCGCCTGCGTGCCGTCCTGCGCCGCAGCCACCCCACCGCCACCACCAGCCAGATGGAACTGGGCGACCTGGTCTACAGCCCTGCACGTGGCGTGGCTAGCATCGATGGCCGGGAAATGACCCTGACCCTGTCCGAGAGCCGTATTCTCGAAGCCCTGCTGCGCCAGCCCGGCGAGCCCCTGGACAAGCAGGAACTGGCGCAGATCGGCCTGGGCCGCAAGCTGACCCTGTACGACCGCAGCCTGGACATGCATGTCAGCAACCTGCGCAAAAAGATCGGCCCACACGCCGATGGCCGGCCACGCATCGTGGCACTGCGCAGCCGCGGCTATTACTACTGCCTGTGA
- a CDS encoding HAMP domain-containing sensor histidine kinase — translation MHLRSLFWRILASFWLAITLVAGLSILLGHMLNQDAWILSRHPGLNTLASKWAQHYEQEGLASAQHFLERRKDHYKIDVQVLDDSGEAVVPGTFPHRAAAFEARQHNDQRRLPWRRLTEEYTSPNTGQTYLLIYRIPHPALDAWHRESLLWPLSALGIALVVLTLFSLLVTLSITRPLSRLRSAVHDLGQTTYQQNSLAQLAARRDEFGVLAKDFNKMGARLQSTIGSQRQLLRDVSHELRSPLARLRIALALAERAEPEQRQALWPRLTRECDRLEDLISEILELARVDAEQAHAEPVDLNALLGSVRKDALLSAPDQDVRLQAQPGLTLLGWPTLIERAVDNLLRNALRFNPLGQPVEVRAAREQERIVISVRDHGPGAAAEHLAKLGEPFFRAPGQQAPGHGLGLAIARKAAERHGGSLVLENHPQGGFVAKLELPLADAAGS, via the coding sequence GTGCACTTGCGTTCACTGTTCTGGCGCATCCTGGCCAGTTTCTGGCTGGCCATCACCCTGGTTGCGGGGCTGTCCATCCTGCTCGGCCACATGCTCAACCAGGACGCCTGGATCCTCAGTCGCCACCCGGGCCTGAACACCCTGGCCAGCAAGTGGGCCCAGCACTACGAACAGGAAGGCCTGGCTTCAGCACAACACTTTCTGGAGCGGCGCAAAGACCACTACAAGATCGACGTGCAGGTGCTCGACGACAGTGGCGAAGCCGTGGTGCCCGGCACCTTCCCACACCGCGCGGCGGCCTTCGAGGCACGCCAGCACAACGACCAGCGGCGCCTGCCGTGGCGCCGGCTGACCGAGGAATACACCAGCCCCAACACAGGCCAAACCTACCTGCTGATCTACCGTATCCCCCACCCGGCGCTGGATGCCTGGCACCGCGAAAGCCTGCTGTGGCCACTCAGCGCCCTGGGCATCGCGCTGGTGGTGCTAACCCTGTTCAGCCTGCTGGTGACCCTGTCCATCACCCGCCCGCTCAGCCGCCTGCGCAGCGCCGTGCATGACCTGGGCCAGACCACCTATCAGCAAAACAGCCTGGCCCAACTGGCGGCGCGGCGCGACGAATTCGGCGTGCTGGCCAAGGACTTCAACAAGATGGGCGCGCGCCTGCAAAGCACCATCGGCAGCCAGCGTCAGTTGCTGCGCGATGTCTCTCATGAATTGCGCTCACCACTGGCCAGGCTGCGTATCGCCCTGGCCTTGGCCGAACGCGCCGAGCCCGAACAGCGGCAGGCGCTATGGCCACGCCTGACCCGCGAGTGCGATCGCCTGGAAGACCTGATCAGCGAAATTCTCGAACTGGCCCGGGTGGATGCCGAACAGGCGCATGCCGAACCGGTCGACCTCAATGCGCTGCTCGGCAGTGTGCGCAAGGACGCCCTGCTCAGCGCGCCCGACCAGGACGTGCGCCTGCAGGCACAGCCGGGCTTGACCTTGCTAGGCTGGCCGACGCTGATCGAACGTGCCGTGGATAACCTGCTGCGCAACGCCCTACGCTTCAACCCGCTGGGCCAGCCAGTCGAAGTTCGCGCCGCACGCGAGCAAGAACGGATCGTAATCAGTGTGCGCGACCACGGGCCGGGGGCGGCAGCAGAGCATTTGGCGAAGTTGGGTGAGCCCTTCTTCCGCGCCCCAGGGCAACAGGCGCCAGGGCATGGGCTGGGGCTTGCGATTGCACGCAAGGCGGCGGAGCGCCATGGCGGCAGCCTGGTGCTGGAGAACCATCCGCAGGGTGGGTTTGTCGCGAAGCTGGAGTTGCCCTTGGCTGATGCGGCCGGCAGTTGA
- a CDS encoding YciI family protein: MLYAIIASDVANSLEKRLAARPAHIERLQQLKAEGRVVLAGPHPAIDSNDPGEAGFSGSLIVAEFDSLAAAQAWADADPYIAAGVYDKVVVKPFKQVLP; the protein is encoded by the coding sequence ATGCTCTACGCCATCATCGCCAGCGACGTCGCAAACTCCCTGGAAAAGCGCCTGGCCGCCCGCCCGGCGCACATCGAACGCCTGCAACAGTTGAAGGCTGAAGGCCGCGTGGTGCTGGCCGGCCCGCACCCGGCCATCGACAGCAACGACCCGGGCGAAGCCGGCTTCAGCGGTAGCCTGATCGTTGCCGAGTTCGACTCCCTGGCCGCGGCGCAGGCCTGGGCCGATGCCGACCCTTACATTGCCGCTGGCGTGTACGACAAGGTTGTAGTGAAGCCATTCAAGCAAGTGCTGCCTTGA
- a CDS encoding TrkH family potassium uptake protein, with the protein MALPTLRIIGFIIGIFLITLAVSMAVPMATLVVFERTGDMPSFLWSSLITFIAGLALVVQGRPEHVHLRPRDMYLLTVSSWLVVCVFAALPFLLTQHISYTDAFFESMSGITATGATVLSGLDSMSPGILMWRSMLHWLGGIGFIAMAVAILPLLRIGGMRLFQTESSDRSEKVMPRSHMVAKSIVGVYVGFSILGSLAFWWAGMSPFDAINHAMSAISTGGFSTSDQSLAKWDIPAVHWVAVVVMILGSLPFTLYVATLRGNRKALIRDQQVQGLLGMLLVTWLVLGTWYWYSTNLHWLDALRHVALNVTSVVTTTGFALGDYSLWGNFSLMLFFYLGFVGGCSGSTAGGIKIFRFQVAYILLKASLNQLIHPRAVIKQKYNGHRLDEEIVRSILTFSFFFAITICVMALLLSLLGVDWMTALTGAAGTVSGVGPGLGEVIGPSGNYATLPDAAKWILASGMLLGRLEIITVLVLCMPAFWRH; encoded by the coding sequence ATGGCGTTGCCGACCTTAAGGATCATTGGTTTCATCATCGGCATCTTCCTGATTACGCTCGCCGTCAGCATGGCTGTGCCCATGGCGACCCTGGTGGTTTTCGAACGCACCGGCGACATGCCGTCGTTTCTTTGGTCAAGCCTGATCACGTTCATTGCCGGCCTGGCCTTGGTAGTCCAGGGCCGCCCCGAGCATGTACACCTGCGCCCGCGCGACATGTACCTGCTAACCGTCAGCAGCTGGCTGGTGGTGTGCGTGTTCGCCGCCCTACCGTTCTTGCTAACCCAGCACATCAGCTACACTGACGCCTTCTTTGAAAGCATGTCGGGCATCACTGCCACCGGCGCCACCGTGCTCAGTGGGCTCGACAGCATGTCTCCGGGCATCCTGATGTGGCGTTCAATGCTGCACTGGCTTGGCGGTATTGGTTTCATCGCCATGGCGGTAGCGATCCTGCCGCTGCTGCGCATCGGTGGCATGCGCCTGTTCCAGACCGAATCGTCCGACCGCTCGGAAAAGGTCATGCCGCGCTCGCACATGGTCGCCAAGTCGATCGTGGGGGTTTACGTCGGCTTCTCGATACTGGGTTCGCTAGCGTTCTGGTGGGCCGGCATGAGCCCGTTCGATGCGATCAACCACGCTATGTCAGCGATCTCCACTGGTGGCTTTTCCACCTCCGACCAGTCGCTGGCGAAATGGGACATCCCAGCCGTGCACTGGGTCGCGGTGGTGGTGATGATCCTTGGTAGCCTGCCGTTCACGCTGTATGTGGCAACCCTGCGGGGCAACCGCAAGGCGCTGATCCGCGACCAGCAGGTGCAAGGTTTGCTGGGCATGTTGCTGGTTACCTGGCTGGTGCTGGGCACTTGGTACTGGTACAGCACCAACCTGCACTGGCTCGACGCCCTGCGCCACGTGGCACTGAACGTGACCTCGGTGGTCACCACCACCGGCTTCGCCCTGGGTGACTACAGCCTGTGGGGCAACTTCTCGCTGATGCTGTTCTTCTACTTGGGGTTCGTCGGTGGCTGCTCCGGCTCGACGGCAGGCGGTATCAAGATCTTCCGCTTCCAGGTTGCCTACATTCTGCTCAAGGCCAGCCTCAACCAGCTGATCCACCCGCGTGCGGTGATCAAACAGAAGTACAACGGCCACCGCCTCGACGAAGAAATCGTACGCTCGATCCTGACCTTCTCGTTCTTCTTCGCTATCACCATCTGCGTGATGGCGCTGCTGCTGTCGTTGCTGGGCGTAGACTGGATGACCGCCCTGACCGGCGCAGCCGGCACGGTGTCGGGGGTAGGCCCTGGCCTGGGTGAAGTGATCGGCCCGTCGGGCAACTACGCCACGCTGCCGGATGCGGCCAAATGGATTCTCGCCAGCGGCATGCTGCTCGGCCGCCTGGAGATCATCACGGTGCTAGTGTTGTGTATGCCGGCGTTCTGGCGTCACTGA
- a CDS encoding NAD(P)H nitroreductase, whose product MEALDALLNRVSVPRLTDPAPNAAQREALFQAALRAPDHGQLRPWRFLTIEGQGRDKLGELFAEALQNKGDASQAALDKARAMPLRAPLLIVVIAKLQDHFKVPKAEQRLAAGCAAHGILIAAHAQGIGAVWRTGDMAYDAHVHKGLGLAENEELIGYLYVGTPLTEPRTAPILDTAEFVSAWGE is encoded by the coding sequence ATGGAGGCTCTCGACGCATTGCTCAACCGTGTTTCCGTGCCACGCCTGACCGACCCTGCGCCTAATGCCGCCCAGCGCGAGGCGCTGTTCCAGGCTGCCCTGCGCGCCCCGGATCACGGCCAGCTGCGGCCGTGGCGGTTCCTTACCATCGAAGGCCAGGGCCGCGACAAACTGGGCGAGCTGTTCGCCGAAGCGCTGCAGAACAAGGGGGATGCCAGCCAGGCTGCACTGGACAAAGCCCGCGCCATGCCGCTGCGGGCGCCGTTGCTGATCGTGGTGATTGCCAAACTGCAAGACCACTTCAAGGTGCCCAAGGCCGAGCAGCGCCTGGCGGCGGGCTGTGCCGCGCACGGCATTCTGATTGCGGCGCATGCGCAGGGTATCGGGGCGGTGTGGCGCACCGGTGACATGGCCTATGATGCCCACGTACACAAGGGATTGGGGCTGGCCGAGAACGAAGAACTGATCGGTTACCTGTATGTCGGTACGCCACTGACCGAGCCCCGTACGGCGCCGATTCTGGATACCGCTGAATTCGTCAGCGCCTGGGGCGAGTAA
- a CDS encoding ScpA family protein: protein MEVILEAFEGPLDLLLYLIRKQNIDILDIPVAEITRQYMGYVELMKNVRLELAAEYLVMAAMLAEIKSRMLLPRSAEVEEDEGDPRAELIRRLQEYERFKAAAEGIDELPRLGREVLVPRLEAPQAKVRKLLPQVTLEELLVSMAEVMRRNDLFESHQISRETLSTRERMSQVLERLKGGGFVPFVELFAAEEGKLGVVVTFMAILELVKESLIELVQNEPFAAIHVRLRPALVDEPE, encoded by the coding sequence CTGGAAGTTATCCTCGAAGCCTTCGAAGGCCCGTTGGACCTGTTGCTGTACCTGATCCGCAAGCAGAACATCGACATCCTTGACATCCCTGTGGCGGAAATCACTCGCCAGTACATGGGTTATGTGGAGCTGATGAAAAACGTGCGCCTGGAATTGGCCGCCGAATACCTGGTGATGGCCGCCATGCTCGCCGAAATCAAGTCGCGCATGTTGCTGCCGCGCTCGGCTGAGGTCGAGGAAGATGAGGGCGACCCGCGCGCCGAACTGATCCGCCGCCTGCAGGAGTACGAGCGCTTCAAGGCCGCCGCCGAAGGCATCGACGAATTGCCACGGCTCGGCCGCGAGGTGCTGGTACCCCGCCTGGAGGCACCGCAGGCCAAGGTACGCAAGCTGTTGCCACAGGTAACCCTGGAGGAACTGCTGGTGTCCATGGCCGAGGTGATGCGCCGCAATGACCTGTTTGAAAGCCACCAGATCAGCCGCGAGACCTTGTCTACCCGCGAGCGCATGAGCCAGGTGCTGGAGCGCCTGAAAGGCGGTGGTTTTGTGCCGTTCGTTGAGCTGTTTGCCGCCGAGGAGGGCAAGCTGGGCGTGGTAGTGACCTTCATGGCGATTCTCGAGCTGGTGAAGGAATCACTGATCGAACTGGTGCAAAATGAACCCTTCGCCGCCATTCATGTGCGGCTTCGCCCGGCGCTTGTTGATGAACCTGAATGA
- a CDS encoding AraC family transcriptional regulator: MSERTTSASWASGIVKALELEGLDCRAMFKQLGLDFAALDDPDARFTQDSMTRLWQLAVELSGNEAIGLNMSRVVRPASFHVVGYALMSSRTLAEGFERLVRYQRIIAESSDLSFTLGPEGYSLILTVHGDHLPPTRHSAEASLACALALCKWLSGRPVQPLRVLVQGPQPKNIEPYKVAFHSPLVFGAPHDALVFERADMEAPLPTANEAMAVLHDRFAGEYLARFSESRVTHRVRQVLCRILPQGEPKRETLAQALHLSQRTLQRRLQEEGTSFQSLLDDTRRELAEQYLAQPGMTLLETAYLLGFADPSNFYRAFRRWFDATPSEYRARLGTDAEVVSDARTPAYTTLAP; encoded by the coding sequence ATGAGCGAAAGAACCACGTCAGCCAGCTGGGCATCAGGGATTGTGAAGGCACTTGAACTGGAAGGGCTGGACTGCCGGGCCATGTTCAAGCAGCTGGGGCTGGACTTCGCGGCCCTCGACGACCCCGACGCGCGGTTCACTCAGGACTCCATGACCCGGCTCTGGCAACTGGCAGTAGAGCTGTCGGGCAACGAAGCCATTGGCCTGAACATGTCGCGGGTAGTGCGCCCGGCTTCGTTCCATGTGGTGGGCTATGCCTTGATGTCCAGCCGCACGCTGGCCGAGGGCTTCGAGCGCCTGGTGCGTTACCAGCGCATCATCGCCGAAAGCTCCGACCTCAGCTTCACCCTCGGCCCCGAAGGTTACTCGCTGATCCTCACCGTGCACGGTGACCATCTGCCGCCGACCCGGCACAGTGCCGAAGCGTCGCTGGCCTGTGCGCTGGCGCTGTGCAAATGGCTCAGTGGCCGCCCGGTGCAGCCGCTTCGGGTGCTGGTGCAGGGGCCGCAGCCAAAAAATATCGAGCCGTACAAAGTCGCGTTCCACTCGCCGCTGGTGTTCGGCGCGCCGCACGATGCGCTGGTGTTCGAGCGCGCCGACATGGAGGCCCCGCTGCCCACCGCCAACGAAGCCATGGCGGTGCTGCACGACCGTTTTGCCGGGGAGTATCTGGCACGCTTTTCTGAAAGCCGGGTCACCCACCGCGTGCGCCAGGTACTGTGCCGCATCCTGCCGCAAGGCGAGCCCAAGCGCGAAACCCTGGCCCAGGCCCTGCACCTGTCGCAGCGCACCTTGCAGCGGCGGCTACAGGAAGAAGGCACCAGCTTCCAGAGCCTGCTCGATGACACCCGCCGCGAACTGGCCGAACAGTACTTGGCCCAGCCGGGCATGACCCTGCTGGAAACCGCCTATCTGCTGGGGTTTGCCGACCCCAGCAACTTCTATCGGGCGTTCCGCCGCTGGTTCGATGCCACGCCCAGTGAATACCGCGCCCGCCTGGGCACGGACGCCGAGGTTGTCAGTGACGCCAGAACGCCGGCATACACAACACTAGCACCGTGA
- the rluB gene encoding 23S rRNA pseudouridine(2605) synthase RluB encodes MSEQDLQDTEITPPSGEKLQKVLARIGVGSRRDVEAWISQGRIKVNGVEATLGQRVDLHDAIAVDGKLIKREEAAEATRRVIMYNKPDGEICTRDDPEGRPTVFDRLPRPKEGRWINIGRLDINTTGLLLFTTDGELANRLMHPSYEMDREYAVRVRGEVDDEMIERLKAGVMLEDGPAKFTDIQKAPGGEGFNHWYHCVVMEGRNREVRRLWESQGVVVSRLKRVRFGPVFLNSDLPMGRWREMTQGEIDILAAEVGLQPVALPAMKLKAKDKMERLQRKSTRPLGRGERVRNLRPASEAAAGGERPARQPREEAPRKAGRGSTVAERPSEMRKRPGKPDGDKPAGRGRGKPRG; translated from the coding sequence ATGAGTGAGCAAGACCTGCAAGATACCGAGATCACCCCTCCATCCGGCGAAAAGCTGCAGAAAGTGCTGGCGCGCATTGGCGTTGGTTCGCGCCGTGACGTCGAGGCCTGGATCAGCCAGGGCCGCATCAAGGTCAACGGCGTCGAGGCCACCCTCGGCCAGCGCGTCGACCTGCACGATGCCATTGCCGTGGATGGCAAGCTGATCAAGCGCGAGGAAGCTGCCGAGGCCACCCGCCGAGTGATCATGTACAACAAGCCCGATGGCGAAATCTGCACCCGTGACGACCCGGAAGGCCGCCCGACCGTGTTCGACCGCCTGCCACGGCCAAAAGAAGGCCGCTGGATCAACATCGGCCGCCTGGACATCAACACCACTGGCCTGCTGTTGTTTACCACTGACGGTGAACTGGCCAACCGCTTGATGCACCCGTCCTACGAGATGGACCGTGAGTATGCGGTACGTGTACGTGGTGAAGTCGATGACGAGATGATCGAGCGCCTGAAGGCCGGCGTAATGCTGGAAGACGGCCCGGCCAAGTTCACCGACATCCAGAAGGCGCCAGGTGGCGAGGGCTTCAACCACTGGTACCACTGCGTGGTGATGGAAGGCCGTAACCGTGAGGTGCGTCGCCTGTGGGAGTCCCAGGGCGTGGTGGTCAGCCGCCTGAAGCGCGTGCGTTTTGGCCCGGTCTTCCTCAATTCCGACCTGCCGATGGGCCGCTGGCGCGAAATGACCCAGGGCGAAATCGACATCCTTGCTGCCGAAGTGGGCCTGCAGCCGGTAGCGCTGCCCGCCATGAAGCTCAAGGCCAAGGACAAGATGGAGCGCCTGCAGCGCAAGTCGACCCGCCCGCTGGGCCGTGGCGAACGCGTGCGCAACCTGCGCCCGGCCAGCGAAGCTGCCGCTGGTGGCGAACGCCCGGCGCGTCAGCCGCGTGAAGAAGCCCCGCGTAAAGCGGGCCGTGGCAGCACGGTGGCCGAGCGCCCGAGCGAGATGCGCAAGCGCCCGGGCAAGCCTGATGGTGACAAGCCGGCAGGCCGTGGTCGCGGCAAGCCGCGTGGCTGA
- the scpB gene encoding SMC-Scp complex subunit ScpB — protein sequence MNLNEPCDLASLIEAFLLASGKPQSLERLYELFEEAERPEPKVFKQALEVLGKSCKGRAFELKEVASGYRLQIRETFAPWVGRLWEERPQRYSRALLETLALIAYRQPITRGEIEDVRGVAVNSNIIKTMMEREWIRVVGYREVPGRPAMFATTKAFLDHFNLKSLEQLPALAELREMEPEPLLDPDDAPVPVHLQALADASLGEEEQVAEPQEETSFRSLLVELDAMEEGLKTDFDDLREEQPEASVEEEGKLQP from the coding sequence ATGAACCTGAATGAACCCTGCGACCTGGCGTCGCTGATCGAGGCTTTTTTACTGGCGTCGGGCAAGCCGCAATCCTTGGAGCGCCTGTACGAGCTGTTTGAAGAGGCTGAGCGCCCTGAACCCAAGGTGTTCAAGCAGGCCCTGGAAGTACTTGGCAAGTCATGCAAGGGCCGTGCGTTCGAACTCAAGGAAGTGGCCAGCGGCTATCGCCTGCAAATTCGTGAAACCTTCGCCCCCTGGGTGGGGCGCCTGTGGGAAGAGCGCCCGCAGCGTTATTCGCGTGCGTTGCTCGAAACCTTGGCATTGATCGCCTACCGCCAGCCCATTACCCGTGGCGAGATCGAGGACGTGCGGGGCGTTGCGGTGAACAGCAATATCATCAAGACCATGATGGAACGCGAATGGATTCGTGTGGTTGGCTACCGCGAAGTGCCCGGGCGGCCGGCGATGTTCGCCACCACCAAGGCGTTTCTCGACCATTTCAACCTCAAGAGCCTGGAGCAACTGCCGGCCCTGGCCGAATTGCGTGAAATGGAGCCGGAGCCGCTGCTTGACCCGGATGATGCACCGGTGCCGGTGCACCTTCAGGCTTTGGCAGATGCCAGCCTTGGGGAAGAAGAGCAGGTCGCCGAGCCACAGGAGGAGACCAGCTTCCGTAGCCTGTTGGTGGAGCTGGATGCCATGGAAGAAGGCCTGAAAACCGATTTTGATGATTTGCGCGAAGAACAGCCTGAGGCCTCAGTGGAAGAAGAGGGCAAGTTGCAGCCCTGA
- a CDS encoding Spy/CpxP family protein refolding chaperone has product MRKTLIALMFAAALPTVAMAMPEGGARHDGPHHRGDAPFHQLDLSRDQRQQIGKLMGEQMKQRRDITERYLSKLPAADQQAMKDELKASRDKTDSAVRALLKPDQQKQFDELQKERAAKKAEWQEFQAWKAEKGNKAQ; this is encoded by the coding sequence ATGCGCAAGACCCTTATCGCCCTGATGTTCGCCGCCGCCCTGCCGACCGTGGCCATGGCCATGCCTGAAGGCGGCGCGCGCCACGACGGCCCGCATCATCGCGGTGATGCGCCTTTCCACCAACTGGACCTCAGCCGTGACCAGCGCCAACAGATCGGCAAGCTGATGGGTGAGCAAATGAAGCAGCGCCGGGACATCACCGAACGCTACCTGTCCAAGCTGCCGGCCGCCGACCAGCAGGCCATGAAAGACGAGCTGAAGGCCAGCCGCGACAAGACCGACAGTGCGGTCCGCGCCCTGCTCAAGCCAGACCAGCAGAAACAGTTCGACGAACTGCAAAAAGAACGCGCCGCCAAGAAGGCCGAGTGGCAGGAATTCCAGGCCTGGAAAGCTGAAAAAGGCAACAAGGCCCAGTAA
- a CDS encoding septation protein A — MKQFIDFIPLLLFFIVYKLDPRPMEVAGHSFEFGGIYSATAMLIISSLVVYGALFLRQRKLEKGQWLTLVACLVFGGLTLTFHSETFLKWKAPVVNWLFALGFAGSHFVGDRVLIKRIMGHALSLPDAIWARLNLAWIGFFLFCGAANLFVAFTFQDFWVDFKVFGSLGMTVMFLVAQGVYLSRHLHDDPSTSKPKD; from the coding sequence GTGAAACAATTCATCGATTTCATCCCCCTGCTGCTGTTCTTCATCGTCTACAAGCTGGACCCGCGCCCCATGGAAGTCGCCGGCCACAGCTTCGAATTCGGCGGCATCTACAGCGCCACGGCCATGCTGATCATCAGCTCGCTGGTGGTCTACGGCGCGCTGTTCCTGCGCCAGCGCAAGCTGGAAAAGGGCCAATGGCTGACCTTGGTGGCCTGCCTGGTGTTTGGCGGCCTGACCCTCACCTTTCACAGCGAAACCTTCCTCAAGTGGAAGGCGCCAGTGGTGAACTGGCTGTTCGCCCTGGGCTTCGCCGGCAGCCACTTCGTGGGCGATCGGGTGCTGATCAAGCGCATCATGGGCCATGCCCTGAGCCTGCCCGATGCCATCTGGGCCCGCCTGAACCTGGCCTGGATCGGCTTCTTCCTGTTCTGCGGTGCGGCCAACCTGTTCGTCGCCTTCACCTTCCAGGACTTCTGGGTCGACTTCAAGGTGTTCGGCAGCCTGGGCATGACCGTGATGTTCCTGGTGGCGCAGGGTGTATACCTGTCGCGCCACCTGCACGATGACCCTTCTACCTCCAAACCCAAGGATTGA
- a CDS encoding L-threonylcarbamoyladenylate synthase, which translates to MSQFFQIHAENPQARLIKQAVEIIRKGGVVVYPTDSAYALGCQIGDKGAIERVRTLRKLDKQHNFTLLCCDLSQMGLFAKIDTSTFRLLKAHIPGPYTFILNATREVPRLLMHEKRRTIGLRVPSNPIVLALLAELGEPLMSVSLILPPEEEPMTDPYEIRQALEHHVDLIIDGGYGDLKASTIIDLTGDEPALIREGCGDPTPFLVDA; encoded by the coding sequence GTGAGCCAATTTTTCCAGATTCATGCGGAGAACCCGCAGGCGCGCCTGATCAAACAGGCCGTCGAGATCATCCGCAAGGGTGGTGTGGTGGTGTACCCAACCGACTCGGCTTATGCGCTGGGTTGCCAGATCGGCGACAAGGGCGCGATCGAGCGTGTGCGGACCCTGCGCAAGCTGGACAAGCAACACAACTTCACCCTGTTGTGCTGCGACCTATCGCAAATGGGACTTTTCGCCAAGATCGATACGTCTACCTTCCGCCTGCTCAAGGCGCACATCCCAGGGCCCTACACGTTCATTCTGAACGCCACCCGCGAAGTGCCGCGGCTGTTGATGCACGAGAAGCGGCGCACCATTGGCCTGCGCGTGCCGTCCAATCCGATTGTGCTGGCATTGCTCGCAGAGCTGGGCGAGCCGTTGATGAGCGTGAGCTTGATCCTGCCGCCCGAGGAAGAGCCGATGACGGATCCGTATGAAATCCGCCAGGCTCTGGAGCATCACGTCGATTTGATCATCGACGGTGGCTACGGTGACCTCAAGGCGTCGACGATCATTGACCTGACGGGCGATGAACCAGCGTTGATCCGTGAAGGCTGCGGCGACCCCACGCCGTTCCTGGTCGACGCGTGA